In a genomic window of Lonchura striata isolate bLonStr1 chromosome 4, bLonStr1.mat, whole genome shotgun sequence:
- the FAM241A gene encoding uncharacterized protein FAM241A: protein MRDLFRITVIKLYNIFPLFVFCLQVHQEQRNHTTEPVIDDYKKMGTLFGELNKSLIRIGFTRMYFGERIVEPVIILFFWVMLWFLGLQALGLVAVLCLVIIYVQQ from the coding sequence ATGAGAGACTTGTTCAGAATCACAGTAATAAAATTATACAACATATTTCCTCTTTTTGTCTTCTGTCTGCAGGTCCACCAAGAACAAAGGAACCACACCACGGAACCTGTGATAGATGACTATAAGAAGATGGGGACTCTGTTTGGAGAACTAAACAAAAGCCTTATCAGAATAGGCTTCACAAGGATGTACTTTGGAGAACGGATAGTAGAACCCGTGATAATTTTATTCTTCTGGGTTATGCTCTGGTTTCTTGGCCTACAAGCTCTTGGACTGGTGGCTGTTCTGTGCCTTGTCATTATTTATGTACAACAGTAA